In Amycolatopsis methanolica 239, a single genomic region encodes these proteins:
- a CDS encoding VanW family protein — protein MGRDDQYWPERDLDSLRDAETAVGPRPPAEFLLDDPLDATEDALAGELLEVGDAPAAPPSPTKRFLARALMVAGGLLGVGVILYGADLIVSAGDVPRGVTVAGVEVGGLSRDDAEAKLRRELGPRLNAPVPIEAGDVRTTLDPAQSGLSVDWSSTVAQAGRQPLDPLDRIASFFRTREVGVVTSTDPDALHQSIARLAAERINHPPTEGSIGFVTVPGTDGGVNPYPIEPRDGQDLVDVKGAGDILRATWLDKSGVRLPVVLTPVKVTSAGVHSALERLVAPAVAKPVTLHGDGADAVLKPSAIAAALKFSPADGGALRVEADPVKLQQAVRDPLASTEKRGKDAQIVFAGGAPAVQPSEDARKIDWNRTFQPLMDVLTKPDGRDLAVRYQTTRPETTTEDANALGIKEVVGEFTTSGLSGPAATNARVMADKVNGTILRPGETFSLNARVGARSQSQGYVPAPVNEDGFGPEVIGGGSSQLATTLYNAAYFAGLTDAGHTEHSYHLDRYPAGRDAVAITADGAAADLKFNDSLKSGVAIQASVSGGSVTVKIWGTKQYRVESSTGSFSDFRPPPLQPGGPGPDCRPSGGRPGFTTTDTRVLYDVTTGAEVRRDTRTVTYGPKPAVLCGFGVSSEPGHGSETR, from the coding sequence GTGGGGCGGGACGACCAGTACTGGCCGGAGCGGGACCTCGATTCCCTCCGGGACGCCGAGACCGCGGTCGGACCGCGTCCGCCCGCCGAGTTCCTGCTGGACGACCCGCTCGACGCGACCGAGGACGCACTGGCCGGGGAACTCCTCGAGGTCGGCGACGCGCCCGCGGCGCCACCGTCCCCCACCAAGCGCTTCCTGGCCCGCGCGCTCATGGTCGCCGGCGGCCTGCTGGGCGTCGGGGTCATCCTCTACGGCGCGGACCTGATCGTCAGCGCCGGTGACGTGCCGCGCGGGGTCACCGTCGCCGGTGTCGAGGTCGGCGGGCTCAGCCGGGACGATGCCGAGGCGAAGCTGCGCCGCGAACTGGGCCCGCGCCTCAACGCGCCGGTCCCGATCGAGGCCGGCGACGTGCGCACCACGCTCGACCCCGCGCAGTCGGGCCTGTCCGTCGACTGGTCGTCGACCGTCGCGCAGGCCGGGCGCCAGCCGCTCGACCCGCTCGACCGGATCGCGTCGTTCTTCCGCACCCGCGAGGTCGGGGTAGTCACATCGACCGACCCGGACGCGCTGCACCAGTCGATCGCGCGGCTGGCCGCCGAGCGCATCAACCACCCGCCGACCGAGGGCAGCATCGGGTTCGTGACGGTGCCGGGCACCGACGGCGGGGTGAACCCGTACCCGATCGAGCCGCGCGACGGGCAGGACCTGGTCGACGTCAAGGGCGCCGGGGACATCCTGCGCGCGACCTGGCTGGACAAGAGCGGTGTGCGGCTGCCGGTCGTGCTGACGCCGGTCAAGGTCACCTCGGCCGGGGTGCACTCGGCGCTGGAGCGGCTGGTCGCGCCCGCAGTCGCCAAGCCGGTCACGCTGCACGGCGACGGCGCCGACGCGGTGCTCAAGCCCAGCGCGATCGCCGCCGCCCTGAAGTTCAGCCCTGCCGACGGCGGCGCGCTGCGGGTCGAGGCCGATCCGGTGAAGCTGCAGCAGGCGGTGCGGGACCCGCTGGCGTCCACGGAGAAGCGCGGCAAGGACGCGCAGATCGTGTTCGCCGGCGGCGCGCCCGCCGTCCAGCCGTCCGAGGACGCGCGCAAGATCGACTGGAACCGGACGTTCCAGCCGCTGATGGACGTCCTCACCAAGCCGGACGGCCGCGACCTGGCGGTGCGCTACCAGACGACGCGCCCCGAGACCACCACCGAGGACGCGAACGCTCTGGGCATCAAGGAGGTCGTCGGCGAGTTCACCACCAGCGGGCTGTCCGGCCCTGCCGCGACGAACGCCCGGGTCATGGCGGACAAGGTGAACGGCACGATCCTGCGGCCGGGCGAGACGTTCAGCCTCAACGCGCGGGTGGGCGCCCGCAGCCAGTCGCAGGGGTACGTCCCGGCGCCGGTCAACGAGGACGGGTTCGGCCCGGAGGTCATCGGCGGCGGCTCGTCGCAGCTGGCGACAACCCTCTACAACGCGGCGTACTTCGCGGGCCTGACCGACGCGGGGCACACCGAGCACAGCTACCACCTGGACCGCTACCCGGCGGGCCGGGACGCGGTCGCGATCACCGCCGACGGGGCGGCGGCGGACCTGAAGTTCAACGACAGTCTCAAGAGCGGGGTGGCGATCCAGGCGTCGGTGTCCGGCGGCAGCGTCACCGTGAAGATCTGGGGCACCAAGCAGTACCGCGTGGAGTCCTCAACCGGTTCGTTCTCGGACTTCCGGCCGCCACCCCTGCAGCCCGGCGGCCCCGGCCCGGACTGCCGCCCGTCCGGCGGCCGCCCCGGCTTCACCACGACCGACACCCGGGTGCTCTACGACGTGACCACGGGAGCCGAGGTCCGCCGCGACACCAGGACGGTCACGTACGGCCCGAAGCCGGCAGTGCTGTGTGGTTTCGGGGTGAGCTCGGAGCCGGGCCACGGCTCGGAAACCCGGTAG
- a CDS encoding GroES family chaperonin, translating to MLHDRVLVRVSAEEGERRSSGGIVIPATAQVARRLAWGDVLGVGSNVRNVKVGDRVLFNPEDQLEVEVQGEAYLVMRERDIHAVATERTEHGTGLYL from the coding sequence ATGCTGCACGACCGCGTCCTCGTCCGGGTCTCCGCGGAGGAGGGAGAGCGCCGCAGCAGCGGCGGCATCGTGATTCCGGCGACCGCTCAGGTGGCGCGCCGTCTCGCGTGGGGCGACGTACTGGGGGTAGGCAGTAATGTACGCAACGTGAAGGTCGGCGACCGCGTGCTGTTCAACCCCGAGGACCAGCTCGAGGTCGAGGTCCAGGGCGAGGCGTACCTGGTGATGCGGGAGCGCGACATCCACGCGGTGGCCACCGAGCGCACGGAGCACGGGACGGGCCTGTACTTGTAA